From Pseudomonas fluorescens, one genomic window encodes:
- the hexR gene encoding transcriptional regulator HexR has product MNLLQHIAQSRHLLRKSELKVADHVLLDPAAVMHSSMADLAHSVGISEPTIVRFCRAIGCSGFQDLKLKLAQSLAAGASFGQFAIHEDDSVADYSLKIFDTTLHTLMEVREKLDPVELQRAVSLMSQAQRVEFYGFGASGAVAADAQHKFFRLLLTAAAYSDPHMQAMSAVTLKPSDVAICISQSGRSKDLLITANLVRESGASLITLCPSQTPLAELSTVNLAIDVHEDTEIYTPLTSRIAHLVVIDVLAMGVAMARGPSLVNHLKSVKRSLRSLRLSPKSVKALDD; this is encoded by the coding sequence TTGAACCTGTTGCAACATATCGCCCAGTCTCGCCACCTGTTACGCAAATCGGAGCTCAAGGTTGCCGATCACGTGCTGCTTGACCCTGCGGCGGTGATGCACAGCTCCATGGCGGATCTTGCCCATAGTGTGGGCATCAGCGAACCGACTATCGTGCGTTTCTGTCGCGCCATCGGTTGTTCCGGCTTCCAGGATCTCAAGTTGAAACTGGCGCAGAGCCTGGCGGCCGGCGCGAGTTTTGGACAGTTCGCTATTCACGAAGACGACTCGGTCGCCGATTACAGCCTGAAAATTTTCGACACCACCCTGCACACGCTGATGGAGGTTCGCGAGAAGCTCGATCCTGTGGAGCTGCAGCGGGCTGTATCCTTGATGTCCCAGGCCCAGCGTGTCGAGTTCTACGGTTTTGGTGCCTCGGGTGCCGTGGCGGCGGACGCCCAGCATAAGTTCTTCCGCTTGCTGCTCACGGCCGCGGCCTATTCCGACCCGCATATGCAGGCGATGTCGGCGGTGACGCTCAAGCCCAGTGACGTGGCGATCTGTATCTCCCAGTCGGGCCGCTCCAAGGACTTGTTGATTACCGCCAACCTGGTGCGTGAAAGCGGCGCGTCTTTGATCACTCTCTGCCCGAGCCAGACGCCATTGGCTGAGCTGTCGACTGTCAATCTGGCGATCGACGTGCATGAAGATACCGAAATCTATACGCCACTGACCTCGCGGATCGCCCACCTGGTGGTGATCGATGTCCTGGCCATGGGAGTTGCCATGGCGCGCGGACCGAGCCTGGTCAATCACCTCAAGAGCGTCAAACGCAGCCTTCGCAGCCTGCGGCTATCGCCCAAGTCGGTGAAAGCGCTGGATGACTAA